One part of the Chryseobacterium mulctrae genome encodes these proteins:
- the miaA gene encoding tRNA (adenosine(37)-N6)-dimethylallyltransferase MiaA translates to MKNKNLISVVGPTGIGKTRLAIDLAKHFSTEIVSCDSRQFFKEMIIGTASPSAEELAEAPHHFIGNLSVEEYYSIGQYEEDALKKLNELFEKYDTVILVGGSMMYEKAVIEGLNDLPEANEENQAKLQEILDNEGIEKLQEMLKELDPEYFSVVDFHNHRRLLRAIDVIWQTDKKYSELIAVSQDSRDFNVIRIGIEAPREELYDRINRRVDIMMEKGLLDEAKGLEKFKHLTALNTVGYSELFKYFDEEWDLEFAVSEIKKNSRRYAKRQLTWYRKADDIHYLQLGYSQEDFEDLIEYINEQTQK, encoded by the coding sequence GTGAAAAATAAAAATTTGATTTCTGTTGTAGGACCTACCGGAATTGGAAAAACAAGATTGGCCATTGATTTAGCAAAACATTTCAGTACAGAAATTGTTTCTTGCGATTCGCGCCAGTTTTTTAAGGAAATGATCATCGGAACGGCTTCTCCATCTGCAGAAGAATTGGCGGAAGCACCTCATCATTTTATTGGAAATCTTTCGGTTGAGGAATATTATTCGATCGGGCAATACGAGGAAGATGCTTTAAAAAAACTCAATGAACTTTTTGAAAAATATGATACTGTCATTTTGGTTGGCGGAAGTATGATGTATGAAAAAGCGGTGATTGAAGGCTTGAATGATTTACCTGAAGCTAATGAGGAGAATCAAGCTAAACTACAGGAAATTTTAGATAACGAAGGAATAGAAAAGCTTCAGGAAATGTTGAAAGAACTCGATCCTGAATATTTTTCGGTTGTGGATTTTCACAATCATAGAAGGCTTTTACGCGCCATTGATGTGATTTGGCAAACAGATAAAAAATATTCTGAATTGATTGCTGTTTCGCAAGATTCAAGAGATTTCAATGTCATTCGAATCGGAATTGAAGCTCCCAGGGAGGAACTGTATGACAGGATCAATAGGAGAGTGGATATCATGATGGAGAAAGGTTTGCTGGATGAAGCAAAAGGTTTAGAAAAATTCAAACATTTGACGGCTTTGAATACAGTTGGATATTCTGAATTATTTAAATATTTTGATGAAGAATGGGATCTGGAATTTGCGGTTTCTGAAATTAAAAAAAACAGCAGAAGATATGCAAAACGCCAACTGACTTGGTATCGAAAAGCGGATGATATTCATTATTTGCAATTGGGATATTCTCAGGAGGATTTTGAAGATTTGATCGAATATATTAATGAGCAAACTCAAAAGTAA
- a CDS encoding efflux transporter outer membrane subunit, which produces MKRVKNIIIAFGIALGAVSCVPKLAYQETKPELPETFKYTATADTASVANLEWKQFFNDPILQDLIEKGIKNNYDLQIALKQVASSQEKLKQAKYLQYPDVGFGVSAQISKPSKNSMNGQSLNLFLGQSHVEDYNAAFNLSWEADIWGKIKNQQEVSKMQYLQTYEATKAIQTQVVAAIAQGYYNLLMLDKQLQIAKSNLDLSTNTLSLTEKLWQSGDTTSLGVQQATAQKQSTELLITQLEQNIAIQENALSILVGENPNKVNRTIEMSDTSLPQDISAGLPAAMVSRRPDVRQQELVLLESNSLVGIAQANMYPALKITANGGVNSFKIDNWFQIPASLFGSVLGGLTQPIFQKRQLKTDLNVAKIQREKNVLAFRQSVLNAVGEVSDALVSNESLKVQEQKATEQVTTLKNGVKSAEMLYKGGMANYLEVITAQGNSLQAELNLASVKRQRLSSIVDLYRALGGGWK; this is translated from the coding sequence ATGAAAAGAGTAAAAAATATAATCATCGCTTTTGGGATTGCATTAGGTGCAGTTTCTTGTGTGCCAAAATTGGCATATCAGGAAACGAAACCCGAACTTCCCGAAACATTCAAATATACCGCAACCGCAGACACTGCAAGCGTCGCAAACTTAGAATGGAAACAATTTTTCAACGATCCCATTTTACAGGATTTAATTGAGAAAGGAATTAAAAACAATTACGATCTACAAATTGCTTTAAAACAGGTCGCTTCTTCACAGGAAAAACTGAAACAGGCAAAATATCTTCAATATCCTGATGTAGGTTTCGGAGTTTCAGCACAAATTTCAAAACCTTCAAAAAACAGCATGAACGGACAAAGCTTAAATTTATTTTTAGGGCAAAGTCATGTTGAAGATTATAATGCAGCATTCAATTTATCTTGGGAAGCAGACATTTGGGGTAAAATTAAAAACCAGCAGGAAGTTTCAAAAATGCAATATTTGCAGACTTATGAAGCAACAAAAGCAATTCAAACACAAGTTGTTGCTGCGATTGCTCAAGGATATTACAATTTATTGATGCTCGATAAACAATTGCAGATTGCAAAATCAAACTTAGATTTAAGCACCAATACCCTTTCTCTTACAGAAAAATTGTGGCAAAGCGGTGATACGACTTCTTTGGGAGTTCAGCAGGCAACCGCTCAAAAGCAATCTACAGAACTTTTGATTACTCAATTGGAACAAAATATTGCGATTCAGGAAAATGCTTTGAGTATTTTGGTCGGTGAAAACCCGAATAAAGTCAACAGAACCATTGAAATGTCCGACACTTCTTTACCACAAGATATTTCAGCGGGACTTCCTGCAGCAATGGTGAGTCGTCGTCCTGATGTTCGTCAGCAGGAATTGGTTTTATTGGAATCAAATTCTTTGGTAGGAATTGCGCAGGCAAATATGTATCCTGCACTGAAAATTACCGCAAACGGCGGAGTAAACTCATTTAAAATTGATAACTGGTTTCAGATTCCGGCATCTTTGTTCGGTTCTGTTTTAGGTGGATTGACTCAGCCTATTTTCCAAAAAAGACAATTGAAAACAGATTTGAATGTTGCTAAAATTCAGAGAGAGAAAAACGTTTTGGCATTCCGTCAATCGGTTTTGAATGCTGTAGGTGAGGTTTCTGATGCTTTGGTCTCTAATGAAAGTTTAAAAGTTCAGGAACAAAAAGCAACCGAACAGGTAACAACACTGAAAAATGGAGTTAAAAGTGCTGAAATGCTTTACAAAGGCGGAATGGCAAATTACTTAGAAGTGATTACAGCTCAGGGAAATTCTTTACAGGCTGAACTGAATCTTGCGTCGGTAAAAAGACAGAGATTAAGCAGCATTGTAGATCTGTACCGTGCTTTAGGTGGCGGTTGGAAGTAG
- a CDS encoding efflux RND transporter permease subunit, whose product MLKKFIDRPVLSTVISIILLLLGAMSVFNLPITLFPDIAPPSVQVTAFYPGANAEVVARSVAVPIEEAVNGVENMTYMTSNSSNDGSMTLSVFFKQGSDPDNAAVNVQNRVSKAMSQLPQEVVQAGISTQKVQNSMIMFMGLSSNDPKQYDELFLQNYLKINVIPQIQRIPGVAQAQVFGTRDYSMRLWLKPDRLAVNNLSPQEVLAAVKDHNLEAAPGRLGQGSKETYEYILKYKGKLNKNEDYENIAIKSNSDGSFLRLKDVARVEFGSYTYTAANRVDGKPVAGFAILQTAGSNANEILTDIEKQVEQMKPSLPKGVEPIIMYNSKDFLDASIHQVVETLIIAFILVFIVVYIFLQDFRSTLIPAIAVPVAIVGTFFFLQLFGFSINMLTLFALVLAIGIVVDDAIVVVEAVHSKMEQTGMQVEQATTHSMSEISGAIISITLVMCAVFIPVGFMQGPAGVFYRQFAFTLVIAIMISAINALTLSPALCALLLNDPQGEHGEHGQKKGFGAKFFNAFNKSFNNMTRKYIYSLKFLIKNKWVAVTGLAAITAASIFLINKAPTGFIPTEDQGFVLYAVNTPPGSSLDRTHRATEQIDKIINGEKAKNHLWVADGMNFISNANASPYSAGFIKLKDYEDRGEMKDPDQIAAALTGKVAQVKDANAFFFNFPTVQGFGNVSGFEFMLQDKTNGSFEQLGVNTQVFIGELMKRPEIAFAFTTYAAGNPQYTIDVDTDKANQLGVSITELMQTMQIYYGSSFVSDFNRFGKYYRVMAQADIPYRTDANSMEGIYVKNKSGEMVPVKTLVTLKRTFGPETVSRNNLFNAVTINGTPKPGYSTGDAIKAVEEVAQKSLPRGYGYEWTGITREEIKTGGQTAFVFMLSILFVYFLLAAQYESYILPFAVILTIPTGIFGVFAFTGLAGIDNNIYVQVGLIMLVGLLAKNAILIVEFAVQRRKAGKTLIESALQASRLRLRPILMTSFAFIIGMLPLVWTQGAAAKGNHSIGISTVGGMFTGVVFGIFIIPVMYVIFQYLHEKMPSRKQKRLQKQKLEEELLATAH is encoded by the coding sequence ATGTTAAAAAAATTCATAGATAGACCGGTACTTTCTACGGTTATCTCCATTATACTTTTGCTATTGGGAGCGATGTCGGTTTTCAACCTTCCGATTACTCTGTTTCCCGATATAGCACCACCGAGTGTTCAGGTGACGGCATTTTATCCGGGAGCGAATGCAGAAGTTGTTGCCCGTTCCGTTGCAGTTCCTATTGAGGAAGCGGTAAACGGTGTTGAGAACATGACGTATATGACCTCAAATTCAAGTAACGACGGATCAATGACTTTGAGCGTATTTTTCAAGCAAGGTTCAGATCCAGATAACGCAGCGGTAAATGTTCAAAACCGTGTTTCAAAAGCCATGAGCCAGCTTCCACAGGAGGTTGTACAGGCGGGAATTTCTACTCAGAAAGTTCAAAACAGTATGATTATGTTTATGGGACTTTCGAGTAATGACCCGAAACAATATGACGAACTTTTCTTACAAAATTATTTGAAAATCAATGTGATTCCACAAATACAACGTATTCCGGGAGTTGCTCAGGCTCAGGTCTTCGGAACAAGAGATTATTCGATGAGACTTTGGTTGAAACCAGACAGATTGGCCGTCAATAATCTTTCTCCGCAGGAAGTTTTAGCAGCAGTAAAAGATCATAATCTTGAAGCTGCTCCAGGACGTTTGGGACAAGGAAGCAAGGAAACTTACGAATATATCTTAAAATATAAAGGTAAATTAAATAAAAACGAAGACTACGAAAATATTGCCATCAAATCGAATAGTGACGGTTCATTTTTAAGATTAAAAGATGTTGCAAGAGTAGAATTTGGTTCATATACTTACACGGCAGCGAATAGAGTTGATGGAAAACCGGTTGCAGGTTTTGCTATTCTTCAAACTGCTGGTTCAAATGCCAACGAAATTTTAACGGATATTGAAAAGCAGGTTGAACAGATGAAACCTTCGCTTCCAAAAGGAGTTGAGCCAATTATCATGTACAATTCTAAAGACTTTTTGGATGCATCAATTCATCAGGTTGTAGAAACTTTAATTATCGCATTCATTTTGGTATTTATTGTAGTATATATTTTCCTTCAGGATTTCAGATCTACATTAATTCCTGCGATCGCTGTTCCAGTAGCAATTGTCGGTACGTTTTTTTTCCTTCAATTATTTGGTTTCAGCATCAATATGTTGACATTATTCGCATTAGTTCTGGCCATTGGTATTGTTGTGGATGATGCGATCGTCGTCGTAGAAGCCGTCCATTCTAAAATGGAACAGACAGGAATGCAGGTTGAGCAAGCCACAACTCATTCGATGAGCGAAATTTCCGGAGCGATTATTTCTATTACACTGGTGATGTGTGCCGTATTTATTCCGGTTGGTTTTATGCAGGGTCCTGCAGGAGTTTTCTACAGACAGTTTGCTTTTACTTTGGTGATTGCGATTATGATTTCAGCAATTAATGCATTGACTTTAAGTCCGGCTTTATGTGCTTTATTGTTAAATGATCCTCAAGGAGAACATGGTGAACACGGTCAGAAAAAAGGTTTTGGAGCGAAGTTTTTCAACGCTTTCAACAAAAGCTTCAACAACATGACCCGAAAATACATTTACAGCCTTAAGTTTTTAATTAAAAATAAATGGGTTGCGGTTACAGGTTTAGCAGCAATTACGGCAGCGAGTATTTTCTTGATCAATAAAGCACCAACAGGATTTATTCCTACAGAAGATCAGGGATTTGTTTTGTATGCTGTGAATACTCCTCCTGGAAGTTCATTAGACAGAACACACAGAGCAACTGAGCAGATTGATAAAATCATCAATGGTGAAAAAGCAAAAAATCACCTTTGGGTAGCCGATGGAATGAACTTCATCAGTAATGCCAATGCTTCTCCTTATTCTGCAGGTTTTATTAAATTGAAAGATTACGAAGACCGTGGCGAAATGAAAGATCCCGATCAGATTGCAGCGGCTTTAACCGGAAAAGTAGCACAGGTAAAAGATGCAAACGCATTCTTCTTCAACTTCCCTACCGTACAAGGTTTTGGTAACGTTTCAGGTTTTGAATTTATGTTACAAGACAAGACCAATGGCTCTTTTGAACAATTGGGAGTCAATACTCAGGTTTTCATTGGAGAATTGATGAAACGTCCGGAAATTGCTTTTGCCTTTACAACTTACGCAGCCGGAAATCCTCAATACACAATTGATGTTGATACCGATAAAGCCAATCAGTTGGGAGTTTCTATTACAGAATTGATGCAGACAATGCAGATTTATTATGGAAGTAGTTTCGTTTCAGATTTCAACAGATTTGGAAAATATTACAGAGTAATGGCTCAAGCTGATATTCCTTACAGAACCGATGCTAATTCTATGGAAGGAATTTATGTTAAAAATAAATCGGGCGAAATGGTTCCTGTAAAAACTTTGGTCACTTTAAAAAGAACCTTCGGACCAGAAACGGTTTCAAGAAACAACCTATTCAACGCCGTAACCATCAACGGAACTCCAAAACCTGGTTACAGTACAGGAGACGCCATTAAAGCCGTGGAAGAAGTTGCTCAAAAATCGCTTCCAAGAGGATATGGTTACGAATGGACCGGAATTACCCGTGAAGAGATCAAAACCGGTGGACAAACTGCTTTTGTATTTATGCTAAGTATTTTGTTTGTGTATTTCTTATTGGCAGCTCAGTACGAAAGTTACATCCTTCCGTTTGCCGTTATTTTAACCATTCCTACAGGGATTTTCGGAGTATTTGCATTCACAGGATTAGCTGGAATTGACAATAACATTTACGTTCAGGTCGGATTGATCATGCTCGTCGGATTGTTAGCGAAAAATGCGATTTTGATTGTAGAATTTGCCGTTCAGCGAAGAAAAGCAGGAAAAACTTTAATTGAATCAGCACTTCAGGCTTCAAGATTACGTTTAAGACCCATTTTGATGACTTCATTTGCTTTCATTATCGGTATGCTTCCGTTGGTTTGGACTCAAGGTGCTGCAGCAAAAGGAAATCATTCAATCGGAATCAGTACTGTTGGTGGAATGTTTACAGGAGTTGTCTTCGGAATTTTCATCATTCCGGTGATGTATGTCATCTTCCAATATTTACATGAAAAAATGCCGAGCAGAAAACAAAAAAGACTTCAAAAACAAAAATTGGAGGAAGAACTTTTGGCAACAGCACATTAA
- a CDS encoding efflux RND transporter periplasmic adaptor subunit, whose translation MKTTAKAKLIVLISSIILLQNCTKAAEGTNAAPPAPELPVYTVTTSPATIYQEFPTALEGKNNVEIRSQVDGYLDKIYVEEGAYVRAGQALFKIDSRAYGEQMNMANANLQVANANIQKAKVEVDRLEPLVSAKVVSEVQLRTAKANYAAAVAAASQAKASVGGAKINVGFTTITAPVSGYIGRIPYKKGSLISRTDANPLTLLSDISEIYAYFSLSELDFIGFQKKYPGATLNEKLKNMPMVDLVIADNTTYPEKGKMSIVDGQFDKTTGAISVRAVFPNANGALRTGNTGRVRMPQLFANTLVIPQESTFEIQDKTYVYIVGKDKKVTGKPITISGKTDSYYFISEGLAAGEKIVYTGIGALKDGVTIQPKNISSDSLLKARPL comes from the coding sequence ATGAAAACAACTGCAAAAGCAAAATTAATCGTACTTATATCGAGTATCATTCTTTTACAAAATTGCACAAAAGCAGCAGAAGGCACCAATGCCGCTCCACCCGCTCCAGAATTGCCAGTTTATACTGTTACTACATCTCCAGCAACAATATATCAGGAATTTCCAACTGCATTAGAAGGAAAAAATAATGTGGAAATAAGATCTCAGGTTGATGGATATTTAGATAAAATTTATGTAGAAGAAGGTGCTTATGTAAGAGCCGGACAAGCTTTATTTAAAATAGATTCAAGAGCTTACGGAGAGCAGATGAATATGGCCAATGCTAACTTACAGGTTGCTAATGCCAATATTCAGAAAGCAAAAGTTGAGGTTGACAGACTGGAGCCTCTTGTATCTGCAAAAGTAGTTTCTGAAGTACAGTTGAGAACAGCAAAAGCAAATTACGCCGCAGCCGTTGCAGCAGCTTCACAAGCAAAAGCTTCAGTTGGCGGAGCAAAGATCAATGTAGGATTTACAACGATTACAGCTCCTGTAAGCGGTTACATTGGAAGAATTCCTTATAAAAAAGGAAGTTTAATTTCAAGAACAGATGCCAATCCGTTGACTTTATTATCAGATATCAGCGAAATTTATGCGTATTTCTCTTTAAGCGAACTTGATTTTATTGGTTTTCAGAAAAAATATCCGGGAGCAACTTTAAACGAAAAACTTAAAAATATGCCGATGGTAGATTTGGTGATTGCCGACAACACTACATATCCTGAAAAAGGTAAAATGAGCATTGTTGACGGACAGTTTGATAAAACCACAGGTGCAATCAGTGTTCGTGCCGTTTTTCCAAATGCAAACGGAGCATTGAGAACAGGAAACACAGGCCGAGTTCGTATGCCTCAATTATTCGCCAATACGCTTGTTATTCCACAAGAATCAACTTTCGAAATACAGGATAAAACCTATGTTTATATTGTTGGAAAGGATAAAAAAGTAACCGGCAAGCCTATAACAATTTCTGGAAAAACAGACAGTTATTACTTTATTTCCGAAGGACTTGCAGCAGGTGAAAAAATTGTTTACACAGGAATTGGCGCATTGAAAGATGGTGTTACCATTCAGCCAAAAAACATTTCTTCCGACAGTCTTTTGAAAGCAAGACCATTGTAA
- a CDS encoding TetR/AcrR family transcriptional regulator, producing the protein MGLHERRQREKESIRANILQAAFTLAKTDGWASLSIRKIADAIEYSAPVVYDHFENKEAILYEISINGFHCLQIELLKAQKKHESPEDQLTAIVDAYWNFAFKNKEYYQLMFGLGMQCSGKGLMKEEFSSFQDMIFDCTYEIIKKKGSNEDSACHSSHALFSAVHGLISIMMMRNDDIPSTMNKTTLDETVSAFIKSL; encoded by the coding sequence ATGGGTTTACATGAACGTCGTCAAAGAGAAAAAGAATCTATCCGTGCAAATATTTTGCAGGCAGCATTCACTTTGGCTAAAACTGACGGTTGGGCATCGCTTTCTATTCGTAAAATAGCTGATGCGATTGAGTACAGCGCTCCTGTTGTTTATGATCATTTCGAAAACAAAGAAGCGATTTTATATGAAATTTCTATCAACGGATTTCATTGCCTTCAAATAGAATTATTAAAAGCTCAGAAAAAACACGAAAGTCCAGAAGATCAGTTGACAGCAATTGTAGATGCTTATTGGAATTTTGCCTTTAAGAATAAAGAATATTACCAATTGATGTTCGGTTTGGGAATGCAGTGTAGCGGAAAAGGTTTAATGAAAGAAGAATTTTCGTCTTTTCAGGATATGATTTTCGACTGTACTTATGAAATTATCAAGAAAAAAGGATCAAATGAAGACAGTGCTTGTCACTCTTCTCATGCTTTGTTTTCTGCAGTTCACGGATTGATTTCGATTATGATGATGAGAAATGATGATATTCCTTCAACAATGAATAAAACGACTTTAGACGAAACAGTTTCGGCTTTTATTAAATCTTTGTAA
- a CDS encoding thioredoxin family protein, which produces MNTPSNMLALGTKAPFFELPNPSKSNEVQSLDDLKGEKGTLVIFMCNHCPFVLHIIDKLTELYEDYNEAGIEFIAINSNNVEKYPADSPEKMIEFQIERKFDFPYLYDESQAIAKAYDAACTPDFFFFDDKLDLIYRGQMDDSRPGNHKEVTGEDLIIAFENLLIGEPQEEIQRPSMGCNIKWK; this is translated from the coding sequence ATGAATACTCCCTCAAATATGTTGGCATTAGGTACAAAAGCTCCGTTTTTTGAACTTCCGAATCCTTCAAAAAGCAATGAAGTTCAGTCATTAGATGATTTGAAAGGTGAAAAAGGTACATTGGTGATTTTTATGTGCAATCACTGTCCGTTTGTACTGCACATTATTGATAAGCTAACCGAACTTTATGAAGATTATAATGAGGCAGGAATTGAATTTATCGCGATCAATTCTAATAACGTAGAAAAATATCCTGCGGATTCTCCGGAAAAAATGATTGAGTTTCAAATCGAAAGAAAATTTGACTTTCCTTATTTATATGACGAAAGTCAGGCAATTGCAAAAGCGTACGATGCAGCTTGCACACCAGATTTTTTCTTCTTTGATGATAAATTAGACCTTATTTACAGAGGTCAGATGGATGATTCAAGACCTGGAAATCATAAAGAAGTGACTGGAGAAGATTTAATTATTGCTTTTGAAAATCTTTTAATCGGTGAGCCTCAGGAAGAAATTCAGAGACCGAGCATGGGTTGCAATATTAAATGGAAATAA
- a CDS encoding AraC family transcriptional regulator: MKVTFERVIPNEKSSFRTIHNNSPISEFKWEYHYHPEIELVCVLSGSGTRHVGYHKSNYTNGDLVLIGSNIPHSGFGLNSIDPHEEIVLQFKQEILQFPEQEVEARSIKDLLELSKYGIKFHRKIKKTMIPKLRLMLESEGYKRYLLLLEILFELSQSKDYELLNNEIMPYTIISKNKTRLENIFTFVEHNYDKEINIEDVAKLANLTLPAFCNFFKKATQITFTEFVNRYRINKACLLMAQDKSISECSYSCGFNNVTYFNRMFKKYTEKTPSEFMKNFSHNKVNVDLKVEETKIKIGF, encoded by the coding sequence ATGAAAGTTACTTTTGAACGAGTGATTCCCAATGAAAAGAGTTCTTTCCGCACGATTCATAATAACTCTCCTATTTCAGAATTTAAATGGGAATATCATTATCATCCCGAAATTGAGCTTGTCTGCGTACTTTCCGGGAGCGGAACACGCCACGTCGGTTACCATAAAAGTAATTATACCAATGGCGATTTGGTTTTGATTGGTTCAAATATTCCACATTCCGGATTTGGTTTAAATTCGATCGATCCACATGAAGAAATTGTACTCCAGTTCAAACAGGAAATTTTGCAGTTTCCAGAACAGGAAGTTGAAGCAAGATCGATCAAAGACTTACTGGAGCTTTCTAAATATGGTATAAAATTTCACCGAAAAATCAAAAAAACAATGATTCCAAAACTGAGATTGATGCTGGAATCTGAAGGCTACAAAAGATATTTACTGTTGCTTGAAATCCTTTTTGAACTTTCACAATCTAAAGATTATGAGCTTTTGAATAACGAAATTATGCCTTACACCATCATTTCAAAAAACAAAACGAGGCTGGAAAATATTTTCACTTTTGTAGAACACAATTACGACAAAGAAATCAATATTGAAGATGTTGCTAAATTGGCCAATCTTACACTTCCGGCATTCTGTAATTTCTTTAAAAAGGCAACTCAGATCACCTTTACGGAGTTTGTGAATAGATACCGTATCAACAAAGCATGTTTATTAATGGCGCAGGACAAAAGTATTTCTGAGTGCAGCTACAGTTGTGGTTTTAACAATGTTACTTATTTCAATAGAATGTTTAAAAAATATACAGAAAAAACACCTTCAGAGTTTATGAAAAATTTTTCACACAATAAAGTGAATGTAGATTTGAAGGTTGAAGAAACTAAAATAAAAATTGGATTTTAA
- a CDS encoding MFS transporter, translating into MKNFNIKAVLFLNYFVFAILLNSVGTVILQMQQNFGITKSSASVLEGFKDLPIAICSFILASFLPKIGIKKSMLIALFLVSCICFVMPFANDFWFFKLLFTIVGISFALIKISVFTSIGLVTNTDKEHSSFMGYLEGFFMIGVLAGNVLFSLFIDDHNPKSTHWLNVYWVLGGVSTLSFLFLFFTKLNESDAKSEKTDLLGDLRNSISLFSYKKVLFFLLCAFLFVLVEQSFQTWTPTFYKEILKVPTSMSIQAGAVLAGAFALGRFLSGFFSKKFSWIYVVSFCVVGFAISILLVLPLTHNIHINTNTNWFNAPLVVYLFPLMGGLLAPIYPSINSVILASIPKYLHSAMAGLIVVFSAIGGTVGSIITGFVFQEFSGQQAFYLSLIPLSLLIVSAIIMNKLKINPKK; encoded by the coding sequence ATGAAAAATTTCAACATCAAGGCGGTTCTGTTTTTAAACTATTTCGTTTTTGCCATTCTTTTGAATTCGGTAGGAACGGTTATTTTACAGATGCAGCAAAATTTCGGAATTACAAAATCTTCGGCTAGTGTTTTAGAGGGTTTTAAAGATTTACCGATTGCAATTTGCTCATTTATTTTAGCATCATTTTTACCAAAAATAGGAATTAAAAAATCAATGTTGATCGCATTGTTTTTGGTGAGCTGTATATGTTTTGTGATGCCTTTTGCCAATGATTTCTGGTTTTTCAAATTATTGTTTACCATTGTTGGGATTTCTTTCGCATTGATCAAAATTTCAGTTTTTACTTCAATCGGACTGGTAACCAATACAGATAAAGAACATTCAAGTTTTATGGGATATCTGGAAGGATTTTTCATGATTGGAGTTTTAGCGGGAAATGTTTTATTCAGCCTTTTTATCGACGATCATAATCCCAAATCTACGCATTGGCTTAATGTTTATTGGGTTTTGGGTGGAGTTTCTACCTTGTCATTTTTGTTTTTATTTTTTACTAAGCTCAATGAAAGTGATGCGAAAAGTGAGAAAACCGATTTGCTTGGAGATTTAAGAAACAGCATCAGTTTATTCAGTTACAAAAAAGTATTGTTCTTTTTGCTGTGCGCTTTCCTTTTTGTTTTGGTGGAGCAAAGTTTCCAGACCTGGACTCCCACTTTTTATAAAGAAATTTTAAAAGTTCCGACTTCGATGTCTATTCAGGCAGGAGCAGTTTTAGCAGGAGCTTTTGCATTAGGACGATTTTTATCGGGCTTTTTCTCTAAGAAATTCAGCTGGATCTATGTGGTTTCTTTCTGTGTTGTTGGCTTTGCAATAAGCATTCTTTTGGTCTTACCATTAACTCATAACATTCATATTAATACAAATACCAATTGGTTCAATGCTCCGCTCGTCGTGTATTTATTTCCATTAATGGGCGGGTTGTTGGCTCCAATTTATCCGAGTATCAATTCTGTGATCTTAGCATCGATCCCAAAATATTTGCACAGCGCAATGGCTGGTTTAATTGTCGTTTTCTCTGCGATCGGAGGTACGGTAGGTTCTATCATAACCGGTTTTGTATTTCAGGAATTCAGTGGACAACAGGCGTTTTATCTTTCATTAATTCCACTTTCGCTATTGATTGTTTCTGCAATTATCATGAATAAATTAAAAATAAATCCTAAAAAATAA